In the Gorilla gorilla gorilla isolate KB3781 chromosome 10, NHGRI_mGorGor1-v2.1_pri, whole genome shotgun sequence genome, one interval contains:
- the GDF3 gene encoding growth/differentiation factor 3 produces the protein MLRFLPDLAFSFLLILALGQAVQFQEYVFLQFLGLDKAPSPQKFQPVPYILKKIFQDREAAATTGVSRDLCYVKELGVRGNVLRFLPDQGFFLYPKKISQASSCLQKLLYFNLSAIKEREQLTLAQLGLDLGPNSYYNLGPELELALFLVQEPHVWGQTTPKPGKMFVLRSVPWPQGAVHFNLLDVAKDWNDNPWKNFGLFLEILVKEDRDSGVNFQPEDTCARLRCSLHASLLVVTLNPDQCHPSRKRRAAIPVPKVSCKSLCHRHQLFINFRDLGWHKWIIAPKGFMANYCHGECPFSLTISLNSSNYAFMQALMHAVDPEIPQAVCIPTKLSPISMLYQDNNDNVILRHYEDMVVDECGCG, from the exons ATGCTTCGTTTCTTGCcagatttggctttcagcttccTGTTAATTCTGGCTTTGGGCCAGGCAGTCCAATTTCAAGAATATGTCTTTCTCCAATTTCTGGGCTTAGATAAGGCGCCTTCACCCCAGAAGTTCCAACCTGTGCCTTACATCTTGAAGAAAATTTTCCAGGATCGCGAGGCAGCAGCGACCACTGGGGTCTCCCGAGACTTATGCTACGTAAAGGAGCTGGGCGTCCGTGGGAATGTACTTCGCTTTCTCCCAGACCAAG GTTTCTTTCTTTACCCAAAGAAAATTTCCCAAGCTTCCTCCTGCCTGCAGAAACTCCTCTACTTTAACCTGTCTGCCATCAAAGAAAGGGAACAGTTGACATTGGCCCAGCTGGGCCTGGACTTGGGGCCCAATTCTTACTATAACCTGGGACCAGAGCTGGAACTGGCTCTGTTCCTGGTTCAGGAGCCTCATGTGTGGGGCCAGACCACCCCTAAGCCAGGTAAAATGTTTGTGTTGCGGTCAGTCCCATGGCCACAAGGTGCTGTTCACTTCAACCTGCTGGATGTAGCTAAGGATTGGAATGACAACCCCTGGAAAAACTTTGGGTTATTCCTGGAGATACTGGTCAAAGAAGATAGAGACTCAGGGGTGAATTTTCAGCCTGAAGACACCTGTGCCCGACTAAGATGCTCCCTTCATGCTTCCCTGCTGGTGGTGACCCTCAACCCTGATCAGTGCCACCCTTCTCGGAAAAGGAGAGCAGCCATCCCTGTCCCCAAGGTTTCTTGTAAGAGTCTCTGCCACCGTCACCAGCTATTCATTAACTTCCGGGACCTGGGTTGGCACAAGTGGATCATTGCCCCCAAGGGGTTCATGGCAAATTACTGCCATGGAGAGTGTCCCTTCTCACTGACCATCTCTCTCAACAGCTCCAATTATGCTTTCATGCAAGCCCTGATGCATGCCGTTGACCCAGAGATCCCCCAGGCTGTGTGTATCCCCACCAAGCTGTCTCCCATTTCCATGCTCTACCAGGACAATAATGACAATGTCATTCTACGACATTATGAAGACATGGTAGTCGATGAATGTGGGTGTGGGTAG